The DNA window AGCGGGGCATTGCATGGCGCCCTTCGGGGACGGGGGATGCGGAAATTGCGCTTTCCGCTGACCGGCGGAAAGTGAATGGGACGCTTGCCGTTCGATTTCCGGGCGGATTGGATCGCATCGAGGAAGGAAAGAGGGCCGGCGGGATCCGACTGCCCGTTTCCGCTGCGGCGACTGCGGAATACAGGTACGGAGGAGACTTGCGGATCGCCGCGGCGCGTGTCGTTGCAGGGGAAGCCGTTCTCTCCGGGAGCGGCGAGATCGACCCAGCGGAGCGGACTATCCGATTTGACGGGAAATTGGCCCTGCCGCGAGGAAGGTCGGCGGAATACGGATGGGACGATCCGGTCTCATGGGCGAGCATTGCGGGCGAGTGGAAGGCTGCCGGGCCATTGACGAGGCCCCGTGTCTCCATGCGGCTGGAAGCACGTGAACTCCAGGCCCGGTCGTTTCCTCCGGTTCCCCTGGTCGTAAAGCTCGATGGAGATCCTGCCGAAATCGTCAGTTTCGTGGCGGACATCCCCGCGCCGGCGGCGAAGGTGACGGCGACAGGTTCGATCGCGTCCCCCCTTTCCTCTACGCACAGGGCACTGGAAGCGGCGGTGGCGGTGCGGGACATCGATTTTTCGGAAGGAAATCGATGGATAGCGGGCGTGCTTTCCTCGCTCGGCAGGGATCCGTCCATTGTTGCGCGGCACCTGCCGGGATTGTCCGGCTCCGGCAGCGCAGATATTGAAGTGTCCGCCGGCGGGAATGCGGTTGCGATCAACGGCTCGTTTCGTGCGGCGGAACTTCGGGGCCGGGGGGCGGTCCTTCGGGATGTTTCGATCAGCGGGAACTGGAGCGACTCGGAAGGGCGGGTAGCATGGAAGGCGGCAGGCGGCGGAAAGTTGGGTGACGGCAAGATTCGCATGGAGGGAGGAGGAAAGAACGGGTCGGCGGAATTGGCCGGCTCGATGGAAGGTCTCGATCTTCGCCTGGCGGCTTCCATTGCAGCGCATGGAAAGGCGCCGGCCATGGAAGGGACCGCCTCCGTCCGGTTTGCCGCCCGGCGTTCAGCCGGTGATTGGTTGCTGGACCGGATCTCCGCGGCCGTTCCAAGGTTGTCGGTCGACAATTCGGTGCTGGAGCGGGTGTCGGCGGAAGGAGCCATGGGAACCGATTCGGGCAGGTTCTCGATCTCGGTGCAGACACCTCCGATCCAAATCGCCGCGGACGTACGCAGGGGAGGAGAATGGCCGGCCAGCGTCACCCTCACCGCCAGCGGCGTGGATACGCAATTCCTCCTTGCCGCCGCGGGAAGGCCGGGACAGGCGTCCGGGGGCAAGTGGGACATCGGCGCGGAAGGGACCGTGCATGCGGCGAGCCTCGTATCCGACAGGTTTTCCCTGCCGGAGGCGGTTTCCGCATTGCGGTTTTCGCTTGCCGCTTCGTCCCCTTCGGTTGCCGGTGTGTCCTTCGACAAGTTGCTTGCGAGCGGGAAAAATGAGGGAGATGCCGTTACGGGAGAATTCCGTTCCGCAGGTCCCGACTCCAGGCTCGCATTCACCGTGAGCCTGAAGGAACCGCATGCCTTCCGCATGGAGGGCCCTTTTTCCTTCGCGACGGCGGTTGAAGGCAAGGAAAGGGGGAACGGAAAGACCCGCTATGCGGTTTCCGGCGAAGCGAATATCGCCGGGGCGCTCACGGCGATCGGGAAGACCACCGGATCGCTCACCGTACGTCGTTTCGACTACAGGAACGGAGGGCTTGATTTTTCCGGGAGAGATGTCTCGGCGCAGCTTTCTTCGGATGGAGTCCGCTGGGCGGGGGGGACGGTGCTGGCTGCGGGCAACCCCGTGAAGATTTCCGGGAAGGTATCGTGGAAGGGGGACATGGATGCCCGTATCGAGGGAAAGCTCCCGGCTGCCGCCATCCGTCTCGCCACGGATGTCTTCGACCGGCTGGACGGGGTGATGCGGCTGGACCTGCGGTTGTCCGGGAAGTGGAACGATCCCTCGTTCGTCGGTTCAGGACGCCTCGATGGCGGGGTTTTCTCCTTCCGCGGGTACGGCCAGCTCTTCGAAGAGATGCAGGTCGATGCGGTCTTGAGCCGGGAGAAGATCGTTTTCGAGCATTTCGAGGGGCGGAGCGGAGGCGGTTACATAGACGGAAGGGGAGAACTTCCGTTACGCTTCGACGCGCATCAGCGGCTTTTCTTCTCGGCGGACTTCTTCGACATGCGCTTCCCCTACCCGGACGATTTCCGCCCCGTGTTGCAGGGACACGTGGAGCTTTTGGGCCCGTACGACGATTTCCTTGTGACGGGGGAAGCGGAAGTCCAGTCCGCGCGGTACACGAAGACGATCCGGCCCGAAAAGGCCCTCGTGGATTTCCGTAAACGGCTTGCGGACGTGACCGCCCGCCGGGATAAATCCGATTTCCGCGTCCGGCTTGACATCAGTGCGATCGCGGACGGGACGATCAAGATCAAGAACAATATCGCCGATGCGGACGTGAAAGGGGAGTTCAAGGTCGTGGGGGACGCATCGCGTGTCATCATCCTCGGGGCGTTCGATGTGATCGAGGGCCACGTCGATTACCAGGGAAACCGGTACGAGCTCAAGCGGGTAAGCGTCGAGTTCCAGGACCCGAGGCGCAACAATCCCAGGC is part of the Deltaproteobacteria bacterium genome and encodes:
- a CDS encoding translocation/assembly module TamB, which gives rise to MARRWAWWTAGGLLLVVLLAFGAWRLTLEIPDRLREAEEAIRREAARYGLRVSFRNLRFHFLYPHVSLEDLEVIDLKAGTPLLRAGNVDVSLSPGRLLAGDSPVSRIRIRKFSLIAGEANRPVFDRLREGERKGSIPEILFLEGEARLGPFGPLTRWESKIREIRIRDVKFLGTRIFLKAEEGSGAIAVSGAESANWPLDSLETELFHQEGALRVRRMRASGPSISLKASGNMDLNRNTGDVKLSGALDLARWLSTGGPGSPWIRRFAEKGILDLSVDLSGRLEDPSGTGKLVLRDGRFSGDVAVELDLAASVANRKMRVDSLKGKVSGGTLAGNGVYDLDARTGEAKLSLARISLGTIRGNERGIAWRPSGTGDAEIALSADRRKVNGTLAVRFPGGLDRIEEGKRAGGIRLPVSAAATAEYRYGGDLRIAAARVVAGEAVLSGSGEIDPAERTIRFDGKLALPRGRSAEYGWDDPVSWASIAGEWKAAGPLTRPRVSMRLEARELQARSFPPVPLVVKLDGDPAEIVSFVADIPAPAAKVTATGSIASPLSSTHRALEAAVAVRDIDFSEGNRWIAGVLSSLGRDPSIVARHLPGLSGSGSADIEVSAGGNAVAINGSFRAAELRGRGAVLRDVSISGNWSDSEGRVAWKAAGGGKLGDGKIRMEGGGKNGSAELAGSMEGLDLRLAASIAAHGKAPAMEGTASVRFAARRSAGDWLLDRISAAVPRLSVDNSVLERVSAEGAMGTDSGRFSISVQTPPIQIAADVRRGGEWPASVTLTASGVDTQFLLAAAGRPGQASGGKWDIGAEGTVHAASLVSDRFSLPEAVSALRFSLAASSPSVAGVSFDKLLASGKNEGDAVTGEFRSAGPDSRLAFTVSLKEPHAFRMEGPFSFATAVEGKERGNGKTRYAVSGEANIAGALTAIGKTTGSLTVRRFDYRNGGLDFSGRDVSAQLSSDGVRWAGGTVLAAGNPVKISGKVSWKGDMDARIEGKLPAAAIRLATDVFDRLDGVMRLDLRLSGKWNDPSFVGSGRLDGGVFSFRGYGQLFEEMQVDAVLSREKIVFEHFEGRSGGGYIDGRGELPLRFDAHQRLFFSADFFDMRFPYPDDFRPVLQGHVELLGPYDDFLVTGEAEVQSARYTKTIRPEKALVDFRKRLADVTARRDKSDFRVRLDISAIADGTIKIKNNIADADVKGEFKVVGDASRVIILGAFDVIEGHVDYQGNRYELKRVSVEFQDPRRNNPRLDARAETKKGNVTAIVSVTGTLEKYEVDLSSDPPLSKNDIVSLLSLGVTSQALAGSEGTVGAAAASSVVLGPYKGKVEEGIRGIVKLDKFAIEPAFSSSTKTFEPKFIVGKSFGDRMSVSVSTNVGTTAESSATAEYKLLENVYLQGAWESATSTQQGDIGADIKFRYRYRQFKDFLRGRD